A portion of the Stegostoma tigrinum isolate sSteTig4 chromosome 46, sSteTig4.hap1, whole genome shotgun sequence genome contains these proteins:
- the LOC125449581 gene encoding mitochondrial import receptor subunit TOM40B-like isoform X1: MGNRAAAERRRRLHNPGGFERLHRRCKDVFPQQIEGVKLVINKNLSQHFQAAHTIHMSSTSPHYHFNATYSGTQQAGPGENFPLLVGEMDSSGSLNAQCILLLAERIRAKAAFQTQQNKFLTWQFDSEYRGDNFTASVTLGNPDIINQSAIVVGHFLQSVTQNLVLGGEIVYHRRPNEEGAIFTLAGKYATPQWTATLNIGRGGAHVSYYHRANDQVQVGVEFEASSQTQETVSSFGYQLDLPEANMVFRGSLDSNWVVGGVLEKKLAPLPLTFALGAFMDHMKGKFQYGFSVTVC; this comes from the exons TTCGAGCGGCTACACCGGCGGTGCAAAG ATGTTTTTCCACAACAAATTGAAGGTGTCAAGCTGGTCATCAACAAAAATCTCAGCCAACACTTTCAG GCTGCCCATACCATCCACATGAGTTCGACATCGCCACATTACCACTTCAACGCGACATACTCGGGAACTCAACAGGCAGGCCCTGGCGAA AATTTCCCGCTGCTGGTGGGTGAAATGGACAGCTCAGGAAGCTTAAACGCGCAGTGTATCCTCCTGCTGGCCGAGAGGATCCGTGCCAAAGCAGCATTTCAG ACGCAGCAGAACAAATTTCTGACCTGGCAGTTTGATTCGGAATATCGAGGGGACAACTTTACAGCCAGCGTCACCCTCGGTAACCCCGACATCATCAACCAATCAG CGATCGTGGTCGGGCACTTTCTACAGAGCGTCACCCAGAACCTAGTCCTCGGGGGAGAGATAGTCTACCATCGCAGACCCAACGAGGAAGGGGCCATCTTTACACTGGCCGGCAAGTATGCCA CCCCTCAGTGGACAGCCACTCTGAATATTGGTCGAGGCGGGGCACACGTGAGCTACTACCACAGGGCGAACGATCAG GTCCAGGTGGGCGTGGAGTTCGAGGCGAGCTCTCAGACCCAAGAGACGGTCTCCTCGTTTGGATACCAGCTCGACCTCCCGGAGGCAAACATGGTGTTCCGAG GCTCCTTGGACAGCAACTGGGTGGTTGGTGGCGTCCTGGAGAAGAAACTCGCCCCTTTACCTTTGACCTTTGCCCTGGGCGCCTTCATGGACCACATGAAGGGCAAGTTCCAATATGGTTTCAGTGTCACTGTCTGTTGA
- the LOC125449581 gene encoding mitochondrial import receptor subunit TOM40B-like isoform X2, translated as MGNRAAAERRRRLHNPGGFERLHRRCKDVFPQQIEGVKLVINKNLSQHFQAAHTIHMSSTSPHYHFNATYSGTQQAGPGENFPLLVGEMDSSGSLNAQCILLLAERIRAKAAFQTQQNKFLTWQFDSEYRGDNFTASVTLGNPDIINQSAIVVGHFLQSVTQNLVLGGEIVYHRRPNEEGAIFTLAGKYATPQWTATLNIGRGGAHVSYYHRANDQVQVGVEFEASSQTQETVSSFGYQLDLPEANMVFRGSLDSNWVVGGVLEKKLAPLPLTFALGAFMDHMKVIC; from the exons TTCGAGCGGCTACACCGGCGGTGCAAAG ATGTTTTTCCACAACAAATTGAAGGTGTCAAGCTGGTCATCAACAAAAATCTCAGCCAACACTTTCAG GCTGCCCATACCATCCACATGAGTTCGACATCGCCACATTACCACTTCAACGCGACATACTCGGGAACTCAACAGGCAGGCCCTGGCGAA AATTTCCCGCTGCTGGTGGGTGAAATGGACAGCTCAGGAAGCTTAAACGCGCAGTGTATCCTCCTGCTGGCCGAGAGGATCCGTGCCAAAGCAGCATTTCAG ACGCAGCAGAACAAATTTCTGACCTGGCAGTTTGATTCGGAATATCGAGGGGACAACTTTACAGCCAGCGTCACCCTCGGTAACCCCGACATCATCAACCAATCAG CGATCGTGGTCGGGCACTTTCTACAGAGCGTCACCCAGAACCTAGTCCTCGGGGGAGAGATAGTCTACCATCGCAGACCCAACGAGGAAGGGGCCATCTTTACACTGGCCGGCAAGTATGCCA CCCCTCAGTGGACAGCCACTCTGAATATTGGTCGAGGCGGGGCACACGTGAGCTACTACCACAGGGCGAACGATCAG GTCCAGGTGGGCGTGGAGTTCGAGGCGAGCTCTCAGACCCAAGAGACGGTCTCCTCGTTTGGATACCAGCTCGACCTCCCGGAGGCAAACATGGTGTTCCGAG GCTCCTTGGACAGCAACTGGGTGGTTGGTGGCGTCCTGGAGAAGAAACTCGCCCCTTTACCTTTGACCTTTGCCCTGGGCGCCTTCATGGACCACATGAAGG
- the LOC125449581 gene encoding mitochondrial import receptor subunit TOM40B-like isoform X4, with product MGNRAAAERRRRLHNPGGFERLHRRCKDVFPQQIEGVKLVINKNLSQHFQAAHTIHMSSTSPHYHFNATYSGTQQAGPGENFPLLVGEMDSSGSLNAQCILLLAERIRAKAAFQTQQNKFLTWQFDSEYRGDNFTASVTLGNPDIINQSAIVVGHFLQSVTQNLVLGGEIVYHRRPNEEGAIFTLAGKYATPQWTATLNIGRGGAHVSYYHRANDQAPWTATGWLVASWRRNSPLYL from the exons TTCGAGCGGCTACACCGGCGGTGCAAAG ATGTTTTTCCACAACAAATTGAAGGTGTCAAGCTGGTCATCAACAAAAATCTCAGCCAACACTTTCAG GCTGCCCATACCATCCACATGAGTTCGACATCGCCACATTACCACTTCAACGCGACATACTCGGGAACTCAACAGGCAGGCCCTGGCGAA AATTTCCCGCTGCTGGTGGGTGAAATGGACAGCTCAGGAAGCTTAAACGCGCAGTGTATCCTCCTGCTGGCCGAGAGGATCCGTGCCAAAGCAGCATTTCAG ACGCAGCAGAACAAATTTCTGACCTGGCAGTTTGATTCGGAATATCGAGGGGACAACTTTACAGCCAGCGTCACCCTCGGTAACCCCGACATCATCAACCAATCAG CGATCGTGGTCGGGCACTTTCTACAGAGCGTCACCCAGAACCTAGTCCTCGGGGGAGAGATAGTCTACCATCGCAGACCCAACGAGGAAGGGGCCATCTTTACACTGGCCGGCAAGTATGCCA CCCCTCAGTGGACAGCCACTCTGAATATTGGTCGAGGCGGGGCACACGTGAGCTACTACCACAGGGCGAACGATCAG GCTCCTTGGACAGCAACTGGGTGGTTGGTGGCGTCCTGGAGAAGAAACTCGCCCCTTTACCTTTGA
- the LOC125449581 gene encoding mitochondrial import receptor subunit TOM40B-like isoform X3, with protein sequence MGNRAAAERRRRLHNPGGFERLHRRCKDVFPQQIEGVKLVINKNLSQHFQAAHTIHMSSTSPHYHFNATYSGTQQAGPGENFPLLVGEMDSSGSLNAQCILLLAERIRAKAAFQTQQNKFLTWQFDSEYRGDNFTASVTLGNPDIINQSAIVVGHFLQSVTQNLVLGGEIVYHRRPNEEGAIFTLAGKYATPQWTATLNIGRGGAHVSYYHRANDQVQVGVEFEASSQTQETVSSFGYQLDLPEANMVFRVIC encoded by the exons TTCGAGCGGCTACACCGGCGGTGCAAAG ATGTTTTTCCACAACAAATTGAAGGTGTCAAGCTGGTCATCAACAAAAATCTCAGCCAACACTTTCAG GCTGCCCATACCATCCACATGAGTTCGACATCGCCACATTACCACTTCAACGCGACATACTCGGGAACTCAACAGGCAGGCCCTGGCGAA AATTTCCCGCTGCTGGTGGGTGAAATGGACAGCTCAGGAAGCTTAAACGCGCAGTGTATCCTCCTGCTGGCCGAGAGGATCCGTGCCAAAGCAGCATTTCAG ACGCAGCAGAACAAATTTCTGACCTGGCAGTTTGATTCGGAATATCGAGGGGACAACTTTACAGCCAGCGTCACCCTCGGTAACCCCGACATCATCAACCAATCAG CGATCGTGGTCGGGCACTTTCTACAGAGCGTCACCCAGAACCTAGTCCTCGGGGGAGAGATAGTCTACCATCGCAGACCCAACGAGGAAGGGGCCATCTTTACACTGGCCGGCAAGTATGCCA CCCCTCAGTGGACAGCCACTCTGAATATTGGTCGAGGCGGGGCACACGTGAGCTACTACCACAGGGCGAACGATCAG GTCCAGGTGGGCGTGGAGTTCGAGGCGAGCTCTCAGACCCAAGAGACGGTCTCCTCGTTTGGATACCAGCTCGACCTCCCGGAGGCAAACATGGTGTTCCGAG